One stretch of Athene noctua chromosome 27, bAthNoc1.hap1.1, whole genome shotgun sequence DNA includes these proteins:
- the POLRMT gene encoding DNA-directed RNA polymerase, mitochondrial isoform X1 encodes MALLRAALLGPARLRGAGIPWSVLRNYSSASAKEKARRSAVCERTELLEVLKARVKQLQGSNVPEVTVNKAELAPLVNAKYQDPLWKGGAPGPAEEQPAPRGRAESPAQPSSWVEDLEAGVCTQQLKGEQKLSIAASQLAVEAQAKTKGKAKTKAKASKSLKKPKAKADAAMSWGPTESDSKPQVEAVKKEAKAQRSWRVPRDKESNHHKILQQTVQSSLECFLFLQQPEEAERFLLMYHKSHTKRHLLNVNAYNIVMRCWARKGCLQRVHRLFYMLESAGLQPSLDSYAAVLECLGRSQAPAKAVRRCVKQLKNDGFVVDELFQKCLFEEDEKEKVLKAIRTIKPKYQLPPPPRRKMYKSSLLRAFYSRKTMMPYPKLGFSVQELQERFQQQLEMELNNTVTIKSVESTKPLTPQATKARKLLDTLRPQWHDSILQALQKSKHNMSQLQMGLGYNILYPYLCLLPDEEYVAIMLQVLNTLSPQGQSLVVLARDLGFKVYNRYITQRKLRGRQLGKVQEVYKSYIHLLARDGQPHKCLPREYWEKLVAEAGFGPSLNLKDCSWPYVLLMRLGMHLLELLVQAVRVPRNSLNPRLEPRLIPVLYHVYSFRSSWQVGLIKPHPIFSQLVSDAAETTLTFNSSVIPMLCPPVPWTSPRFGAFVLNDTRLMRFVDGAIQHQLLLEQCPPVNLHPVLDALNQLGNCAWKVNQPVLDIIISIFNDKGNEKLDIPPPVSEAPRPPAAPGNSATGNKSHKQELLLCKKKAAEMHSLRMDALYKLSIANFVRDKVFWFPHNMDFRGRTYPCPPYFNHLGNDVTRAILLFAEGRPLGPKGLDWLKIHLINLTGLKKKSALKERLDYANEIMEEILDSADHPLTGRKWWMNTDEPWQALACCMEIAKASRSPDPAAYISHFPVHQDGSCNGLQHYAALGRDLIGAVSVNLMPCGVPQDVYSTVAQQVEEFRKKDAEHGVKVAQVLQGFISRKVVKQTVMTVVYGVTRYGGRLQIEKRLKEIDEFPEEYLWEASDYLVKKVFNGIKEMFSATRDIQKWLTESAKLIAQSGQTVEWVTPLGLPIVQPYYRSKSTVLNCNMQALSVKTFNSSQKPDTVKQKNAFPPNFIHSLDSTHMMLTALHCLRQGLTFVSVHDCYWTHALTVDVMNQICRKQFVALHSEKILEDLSKFMLEKYCSPDREMRALWQSKLMEQLSSVPKTGKFNLRQVMNSTYFFS; translated from the exons ATGGCGCTGCTGCGGGCGGCGCTgctgggcccggcccggctgcgggGCGCCG GGATCCCATGGAGTGTTCTCAGGAACTACTCCTCTGCCAGCGCCAAGGAGAAGGCGAGGAGAAGTGCCGTCTGTGAGAGGACGGAGCTGCTGGAAG TGCTGAAAGCTCGAGTGAAGCAGCTCCAAGGCAGTAACGTCCCGGAGGTGACGGTCAACAAAGCGGAGCTGGCCCCGCTGGTGAATGCCAAGTACCAGGACCCGCTGTGGAAAGGGGGGGCTCCCGGCCCCGCGGAGGAGCAGCCCGCTCCCAGGGGAAGGGCtgagagcccggcccagcccagcagctgggtgGAGGATTTGGAGGCCGGAGTGTGCACCCAGCAGCTGAAGGGGGAGCAGAAGTTGTCCATTGCTGCCTCCCAGCTGGCTGTGGAGGCCCAGGCCAAAACAAAGGGCAAGGCGAAGACCAAAGCTAAAGCCAGTAAGAGCCTGAAGAAGCCGAAGGCTAAAGCGGATGCTGCCATGAGCTGGGGCCCCACTGAGTCCGACAGCAAGCCCCAGGTGGAAGCGGTGAAGAAGGAAGCAAAGGCGCAGAGGTCTTGGAGAGTGCCGCGGGACAAGGAGAGCAACCACCACAAGATCCTGCAGCAGACGGTGCAGTCCAGCCTGGAATGCTTCCTGTTCCTGCAGCAGCCGGAGGAGGCCGAGAGGTTCCTTCTCATGTACCACAAGTCCCACACCAAGAGGCACCTTCTGAACGTCAACGCCTACAACATCGTGATGCGGTGCTGGGCGAGGAAG GGCTGCTTGCAGCGCGTCCACCGCCTGTTTTACATGCTGGAGTCCGCCGGCCTTCAGCCCAGCCTGGACTCGTACGCGGCGGTGCTGGAGTGCCTGGGCCGGAGCCAGGCGCCCGCCAAAGCCGTCCGGAG GTGTGTGAAGCAGCTAAAGAACGATGGCTTTGTCGTGGATGAGCTCTTCCAAAAGTGCCTGTTTGAGGAAGATGAGAAGGAGAAGGTGCTGAAGGCCATCAGGACCATCAAGCCCAAGTACCAGCTGCCCCCTCCACCCAGACGCAAGATGTACAAGTCTTCTCTGCTCCGGGCCTTCTACTCCAGA AAGACGATGATGCCGTACCCCAAGCTGGGTTTCTCTGTGCAGGAGTTGCAGGAGCgctttcagcagcagctggagatggAGCTGAACAACACCGTAACCATCAAGTCAGTGGAGTCAACCAAACCTCTGACCCCGCAAGCCACTAAAGCG CGCAAGCTGCTGGACACCCTTCGACCCCAGTGGCACGACTCCATCCTCCAGGCCCTGCAGAAGTCGAAGCACAACATGTCCCAGCTCCAGATGGGGTTGGGGTACAACATTCTCTACCCCTACCTGTGCCTGCTGCCGGACGAGGAGTACGTGGCCATCATGCTGCAG GTCCTCAACACCCTCTCTCCGCAAGGACAGTCCCTGGTTGTCCTGGCCCGGGACCTGGGCTTCAAAGTCTACAACCGATACATCACCCAGAGGAAGCTGCGCGGCCGCCAGCTGGGGAAGGTGCAGGAGGTCTACAAGAGCTACATCCATCTGCTGGCCAGGGACGGCCAG ccccacaagtgcttGCCACGGGAATACTGGGAGAAGCTGGTGGCGGAAGCCGGCTTCGGGCCTTCCCTGAACCTGAAGGACTGCAGCTGGCCGTACGTGCTCCTCATGCGCCTGGGCATGCacctgctggagctgctggtgcaGGCTGTCAGGGTGCCCAGGAACAGCCTCAACCCCCGCCTGGAGCCCCGGCTCATCCCCGTCCTCTACCACGTCTACTCCTTCCGCAGCAGCTGGCAG GTCGGGCTGATAAAGCCCCATCCCATCTTCTCCCAGCTTGTGTCGGACGCTGCAGAGACCACGCTGACCTTTAACTCCTCCGTCATACCGATGCTGTGCCCGCCGGTGCCCTGGACCTCCCCCCGTTTCGGTGCCTTTGTCCTGAACGACACCAGGCTGATGCGCTTTGTGGACGGGGCCatccagcaccagctgctcctgGAGCAGTGTCCTCCGGTCAACCTCCACCCCGTGCTCGATGCCCTCAACCAGCTGGGCAACTGCGCCTGGAAGGTCAACCAGCCCGTGCTGGATATCATCATCTCCATCTTCAACGACAAAGGCAACGAGAAGCTGGACATCCCGCCGCCCGTCTCGGAGGCCCCCAGGCCTCCTGCTGCTCCCGGCAATTCCGCCACCGGGAACAAGTCCCACAagcaagagctgctgctgtgcaagAAGAAGGCGGCTGAAATGCACAGCTTGCGCATGGACGCGCTCTACAAGCTCTCCATCGCCAACTTCGTCAGGGACAAGGTGTTCTGGTTTCCCCACAACATGGACTTCCGAGGCAGGACTTACCCTTGCCCGCCTTATTTCAACCACCTCGGTAACGACGTCACCCGGGCCATCCTGCTTTTCGCAGAGGGAAGGCCGCTGGGGCCCAAGGGCCTCGACTGGCTGAAGATCCACCTCATTAACCTCACGGGGCTGAAGAAGAAGAGCGCCCTGAAGGAGCGGCTGGACTACGCCAACGAGATCATGGAGGAGATCCTGGATTCCGCCGACCACCCGCTGACG GGCAGGAAGTGGTGGATGAACACTGACGAGCCCTGGCAAGCCTTGGCCTGCTGTATGGAAATCGCCAAAGCCTCGAGGTCCCCGGATCCAGCAGCCTACATCTCTCATTTCCCAGTTCACCAG GACGGCTCCTGCAATGGTCTGCAGCACTACGCCGCGCTGGGCCGGGACCTCATCGGCGCCGTGTCCGTCAACCTGATGCCCTGCGGCGTCCCCCAGGATGTCTACAGCACCGTGGCCCAGCAG GTGGAGGAGTTCCGGAAGAAGGATGCTGAGCACGGGGTGAAGGTGGCCCAGGTGCTGCAGGGCTTCATCAGCCGCAAGGTGGTGAAGCAGACGGTGATGACGGTGGTGTACGGCGTCACGCGCTACGGCGGGCGGCTGCAGATCGAGAAGCGTCTCAAGGAGATCGACGAGTTCCCTGAG gaaTACTTGTGGGAAGCGTCAGACTACCTGGTGAAGAAGGTGTTCAACGGCATCAAGGAGATGTTCTCAGCGACCAGAGACATCCAG AAGTGGCTGACGGAGAGCGCCAAGCTCATCGCCCAGTCGGGGCAGACGGTGGAGTGGGTCACGCCGCTGGGTCTCCCCATCGTGCAGCCCTACTACCGCTCCAAGTCCACTGTG CTCAACTGCAACATGCAGGCCTTGAGCGTGAAAACCTTCAACAGCAGCCA GAAGCCCGACACGGTGAAGCAGAAGAACGCCTTCCCCCCCAACTTCATCCACTCCCTGGACTCCACGCACATGATGCTCACGGCTCTGCACTGCCTCAG GCAGGGTCTGACCTTCGTCTCGGTCCACGATTGCTACTGGACTCACGCGCTCACCGTGGATGTCATGAACCAG ATCTGTCGGAAGCAATTCGTGGCTCTGCACAGCGAGAAGATCCTGGAGGATCTGTCCAAGTTCATGCTGGAGAAGTACTGCAG CCCTGACAGAGAGATGAGAGCCCTCTGGCAGAgtaaactgatggagcagctgtcCAGCGTCCCCAAGACGG gCAAGTTCAACCTGAGGCAGGTGATGAATTCCACCTACTTCTTCAGCTGA
- the POLRMT gene encoding DNA-directed RNA polymerase, mitochondrial isoform X2, whose amino-acid sequence MALLRAALLGPARLRGAGIPWSVLRNYSSASAKEKARRSAVCERTELLEVLKARVKQLQGSNVPEVTVNKAELAPLVNAKYQDPLWKGGAPGPAEEQPAPRGRAESPAQPSSWVEDLEAGVCTQQLKGEQKLSIAASQLAVEAQAKTKGKAKTKAKASKSLKKPKAKADAAMSWGPTESDSKPQVEAVKKEAKAQRSWRVPRDKESNHHKILQQTVQSSLECFLFLQQPEEAERFLLMYHKSHTKRHLLNVNAYNIVMRCWARKGCLQRVHRLFYMLESAGLQPSLDSYAAVLECLGRSQAPAKAVRRCVKQLKNDGFVVDELFQKCLFEEDEKEKVLKAIRTIKPKYQLPPPPRRKMYKSSLLRAFYSRELQERFQQQLEMELNNTVTIKSVESTKPLTPQATKARKLLDTLRPQWHDSILQALQKSKHNMSQLQMGLGYNILYPYLCLLPDEEYVAIMLQVLNTLSPQGQSLVVLARDLGFKVYNRYITQRKLRGRQLGKVQEVYKSYIHLLARDGQPHKCLPREYWEKLVAEAGFGPSLNLKDCSWPYVLLMRLGMHLLELLVQAVRVPRNSLNPRLEPRLIPVLYHVYSFRSSWQVGLIKPHPIFSQLVSDAAETTLTFNSSVIPMLCPPVPWTSPRFGAFVLNDTRLMRFVDGAIQHQLLLEQCPPVNLHPVLDALNQLGNCAWKVNQPVLDIIISIFNDKGNEKLDIPPPVSEAPRPPAAPGNSATGNKSHKQELLLCKKKAAEMHSLRMDALYKLSIANFVRDKVFWFPHNMDFRGRTYPCPPYFNHLGNDVTRAILLFAEGRPLGPKGLDWLKIHLINLTGLKKKSALKERLDYANEIMEEILDSADHPLTGRKWWMNTDEPWQALACCMEIAKASRSPDPAAYISHFPVHQDGSCNGLQHYAALGRDLIGAVSVNLMPCGVPQDVYSTVAQQVEEFRKKDAEHGVKVAQVLQGFISRKVVKQTVMTVVYGVTRYGGRLQIEKRLKEIDEFPEEYLWEASDYLVKKVFNGIKEMFSATRDIQKWLTESAKLIAQSGQTVEWVTPLGLPIVQPYYRSKSTVLNCNMQALSVKTFNSSQKPDTVKQKNAFPPNFIHSLDSTHMMLTALHCLRQGLTFVSVHDCYWTHALTVDVMNQICRKQFVALHSEKILEDLSKFMLEKYCSPDREMRALWQSKLMEQLSSVPKTGKFNLRQVMNSTYFFS is encoded by the exons ATGGCGCTGCTGCGGGCGGCGCTgctgggcccggcccggctgcgggGCGCCG GGATCCCATGGAGTGTTCTCAGGAACTACTCCTCTGCCAGCGCCAAGGAGAAGGCGAGGAGAAGTGCCGTCTGTGAGAGGACGGAGCTGCTGGAAG TGCTGAAAGCTCGAGTGAAGCAGCTCCAAGGCAGTAACGTCCCGGAGGTGACGGTCAACAAAGCGGAGCTGGCCCCGCTGGTGAATGCCAAGTACCAGGACCCGCTGTGGAAAGGGGGGGCTCCCGGCCCCGCGGAGGAGCAGCCCGCTCCCAGGGGAAGGGCtgagagcccggcccagcccagcagctgggtgGAGGATTTGGAGGCCGGAGTGTGCACCCAGCAGCTGAAGGGGGAGCAGAAGTTGTCCATTGCTGCCTCCCAGCTGGCTGTGGAGGCCCAGGCCAAAACAAAGGGCAAGGCGAAGACCAAAGCTAAAGCCAGTAAGAGCCTGAAGAAGCCGAAGGCTAAAGCGGATGCTGCCATGAGCTGGGGCCCCACTGAGTCCGACAGCAAGCCCCAGGTGGAAGCGGTGAAGAAGGAAGCAAAGGCGCAGAGGTCTTGGAGAGTGCCGCGGGACAAGGAGAGCAACCACCACAAGATCCTGCAGCAGACGGTGCAGTCCAGCCTGGAATGCTTCCTGTTCCTGCAGCAGCCGGAGGAGGCCGAGAGGTTCCTTCTCATGTACCACAAGTCCCACACCAAGAGGCACCTTCTGAACGTCAACGCCTACAACATCGTGATGCGGTGCTGGGCGAGGAAG GGCTGCTTGCAGCGCGTCCACCGCCTGTTTTACATGCTGGAGTCCGCCGGCCTTCAGCCCAGCCTGGACTCGTACGCGGCGGTGCTGGAGTGCCTGGGCCGGAGCCAGGCGCCCGCCAAAGCCGTCCGGAG GTGTGTGAAGCAGCTAAAGAACGATGGCTTTGTCGTGGATGAGCTCTTCCAAAAGTGCCTGTTTGAGGAAGATGAGAAGGAGAAGGTGCTGAAGGCCATCAGGACCATCAAGCCCAAGTACCAGCTGCCCCCTCCACCCAGACGCAAGATGTACAAGTCTTCTCTGCTCCGGGCCTTCTACTCCAGA GAGTTGCAGGAGCgctttcagcagcagctggagatggAGCTGAACAACACCGTAACCATCAAGTCAGTGGAGTCAACCAAACCTCTGACCCCGCAAGCCACTAAAGCG CGCAAGCTGCTGGACACCCTTCGACCCCAGTGGCACGACTCCATCCTCCAGGCCCTGCAGAAGTCGAAGCACAACATGTCCCAGCTCCAGATGGGGTTGGGGTACAACATTCTCTACCCCTACCTGTGCCTGCTGCCGGACGAGGAGTACGTGGCCATCATGCTGCAG GTCCTCAACACCCTCTCTCCGCAAGGACAGTCCCTGGTTGTCCTGGCCCGGGACCTGGGCTTCAAAGTCTACAACCGATACATCACCCAGAGGAAGCTGCGCGGCCGCCAGCTGGGGAAGGTGCAGGAGGTCTACAAGAGCTACATCCATCTGCTGGCCAGGGACGGCCAG ccccacaagtgcttGCCACGGGAATACTGGGAGAAGCTGGTGGCGGAAGCCGGCTTCGGGCCTTCCCTGAACCTGAAGGACTGCAGCTGGCCGTACGTGCTCCTCATGCGCCTGGGCATGCacctgctggagctgctggtgcaGGCTGTCAGGGTGCCCAGGAACAGCCTCAACCCCCGCCTGGAGCCCCGGCTCATCCCCGTCCTCTACCACGTCTACTCCTTCCGCAGCAGCTGGCAG GTCGGGCTGATAAAGCCCCATCCCATCTTCTCCCAGCTTGTGTCGGACGCTGCAGAGACCACGCTGACCTTTAACTCCTCCGTCATACCGATGCTGTGCCCGCCGGTGCCCTGGACCTCCCCCCGTTTCGGTGCCTTTGTCCTGAACGACACCAGGCTGATGCGCTTTGTGGACGGGGCCatccagcaccagctgctcctgGAGCAGTGTCCTCCGGTCAACCTCCACCCCGTGCTCGATGCCCTCAACCAGCTGGGCAACTGCGCCTGGAAGGTCAACCAGCCCGTGCTGGATATCATCATCTCCATCTTCAACGACAAAGGCAACGAGAAGCTGGACATCCCGCCGCCCGTCTCGGAGGCCCCCAGGCCTCCTGCTGCTCCCGGCAATTCCGCCACCGGGAACAAGTCCCACAagcaagagctgctgctgtgcaagAAGAAGGCGGCTGAAATGCACAGCTTGCGCATGGACGCGCTCTACAAGCTCTCCATCGCCAACTTCGTCAGGGACAAGGTGTTCTGGTTTCCCCACAACATGGACTTCCGAGGCAGGACTTACCCTTGCCCGCCTTATTTCAACCACCTCGGTAACGACGTCACCCGGGCCATCCTGCTTTTCGCAGAGGGAAGGCCGCTGGGGCCCAAGGGCCTCGACTGGCTGAAGATCCACCTCATTAACCTCACGGGGCTGAAGAAGAAGAGCGCCCTGAAGGAGCGGCTGGACTACGCCAACGAGATCATGGAGGAGATCCTGGATTCCGCCGACCACCCGCTGACG GGCAGGAAGTGGTGGATGAACACTGACGAGCCCTGGCAAGCCTTGGCCTGCTGTATGGAAATCGCCAAAGCCTCGAGGTCCCCGGATCCAGCAGCCTACATCTCTCATTTCCCAGTTCACCAG GACGGCTCCTGCAATGGTCTGCAGCACTACGCCGCGCTGGGCCGGGACCTCATCGGCGCCGTGTCCGTCAACCTGATGCCCTGCGGCGTCCCCCAGGATGTCTACAGCACCGTGGCCCAGCAG GTGGAGGAGTTCCGGAAGAAGGATGCTGAGCACGGGGTGAAGGTGGCCCAGGTGCTGCAGGGCTTCATCAGCCGCAAGGTGGTGAAGCAGACGGTGATGACGGTGGTGTACGGCGTCACGCGCTACGGCGGGCGGCTGCAGATCGAGAAGCGTCTCAAGGAGATCGACGAGTTCCCTGAG gaaTACTTGTGGGAAGCGTCAGACTACCTGGTGAAGAAGGTGTTCAACGGCATCAAGGAGATGTTCTCAGCGACCAGAGACATCCAG AAGTGGCTGACGGAGAGCGCCAAGCTCATCGCCCAGTCGGGGCAGACGGTGGAGTGGGTCACGCCGCTGGGTCTCCCCATCGTGCAGCCCTACTACCGCTCCAAGTCCACTGTG CTCAACTGCAACATGCAGGCCTTGAGCGTGAAAACCTTCAACAGCAGCCA GAAGCCCGACACGGTGAAGCAGAAGAACGCCTTCCCCCCCAACTTCATCCACTCCCTGGACTCCACGCACATGATGCTCACGGCTCTGCACTGCCTCAG GCAGGGTCTGACCTTCGTCTCGGTCCACGATTGCTACTGGACTCACGCGCTCACCGTGGATGTCATGAACCAG ATCTGTCGGAAGCAATTCGTGGCTCTGCACAGCGAGAAGATCCTGGAGGATCTGTCCAAGTTCATGCTGGAGAAGTACTGCAG CCCTGACAGAGAGATGAGAGCCCTCTGGCAGAgtaaactgatggagcagctgtcCAGCGTCCCCAAGACGG gCAAGTTCAACCTGAGGCAGGTGATGAATTCCACCTACTTCTTCAGCTGA
- the HCN2 gene encoding potassium/sodium hyperpolarization-activated cyclic nucleotide-gated channel 2, translating to MRAGGGEAAAEEEAAEAAKRGGGGGGGAAAGRARGRGGKGSPNGECRRGEPPRSPGPEPPREPKVSFSCGGGGASPGGAKAAEEGAEDAGEEARGSQASFMQRQFGAMLQPGVNKFSLRMFGSQKAVEREQERVKSAGAWIIHPYSDFRFYWDFTMLLFMVGNLIIIPVGITFFKEETTAPWIVFNVVSDTFFLMDLVLNFRTGIVIEDNTEIILDPERIKKKYLKTWFVVDFVSSIPVDYVFLIVEKGIDSEVYKTARALRIVRFTKILSLLRLLRLSRLIRYIHQWEEIFHMTYDLASAVMRIINLIGMMLLLCHWDGCLQFLVPMLQDFPQNCWVSINGMVNDSWSELYSFALFKSMSHMLCIGYGKQAPESMTDIWLTMLSMIVGATCYAMFIGHATALIQSLDSSRRQYQEKYKQVEQYMSFHKLPADFRQKIHDYYEHRYQGKMFDEDSILGELNEPLREEIVNFNCRKLVASMPLFANADPNFVTAMLTKLKFEVFQPGDYIIREGTIGKKMYFIQHGVVSILTKGNKEMKLSDGSYFGEICLLTRGRRTASVRADTYCRLYSLSVDNFNEVLEEYPMMRRAFETVAIDRLDRIGKKNSILLHKVQHDLNSGVFNNQENEIIQEIVKYDREMVQQAELQQHTALYSPVQPQVTSAIATLQQAVAMSFCPQMASPLVGSMALGSPRMMRRLQYAQAVPSPFAVSPVLLQQSPPQQPQPPVPHANPSPSQDQAQPAALPASTSALAAASPPSQSPLASRTFAYGAAPGPLGSQLSLSQQQPPGSPQRLAAHKSTQALPTSSLSQDSRPLSASQPSLPHGLAAGSTQSPPASARESCASIGGGPAAASPGPGPPALLRGPAPSRGAAAHPPAAGSVQAGPPALPQDSTRKDSAASTPDTDPAKSRLSSNL from the exons atgcgggcgggcggcggggaggcggcggccgaggAGGAGGCGGCCGAGGCGGCcaagcgcggcggcggcggcggcgggggggcggcggccgggcgggcgcggggccgcggcgggaaGGGGTCCCCGAACGGCGAGtgccggcggggggagccgccgcgcagccccgggCCGGAGCCCCCCCGGGAGCCCAAGGTCTCCTTCtcctgcggcggcggcggcgcctcccccGGCGGGGCCAAGGCGGCCGAGGAGGGCGCGGAGGATGCGGGCGAGGAGGCCCGCGGGAGCCAGGCCAGCTTCATGCAGCGGCAGTTCGGGGCGATGCTCCAGCCCGGCGTCAACAAGTTCTCGCTGCGGATGTTCGGGTCGCAGAAGGCGGTGGAGCGGGAGCAGGAGCGCGTCAAGTCGGCGGGGGCCTGGATCATCCACCCCTACAGCGACTTCAG GTTTTACTGGGACTTCACAATGCTGCTCTTCATGGTGGGCAACCTGATCATCATCCCCGTGGGCATCACCTTCTTCAAGGAGGAGACCACGGCGCCCTGGATCGTCTTCAACGTGGTCTCTGACACCTTCTTCCTGATGGACCTGGTGCTGAACTTCCGGACGGGGATTGTCATCGAGGACAACACGGAAATCATCCTGGACCCCGAGAGGATCAAGAAGAAGTACCTCAAGACCTGGTTCGTGGTGGACTTTGTCTCATCCATCCCCGTGGACTACGTCTTCCTCATCGTGGAGAAGGGCATAGACTCGGAGGTCTACAAGACGGCCCGTGCCCTCCGCATCGTCCGCTTCACCAAGATCCTCAGCCTCCTGCGGCTCCTGCGCCTCTCCCGCCTCATCCGCTACATCCACCAGTGGGAGGAG attttCCACATGACCTACGACCTGGCCAGCGCGGTGATGAGGATCATCAACCTCATCGGCatgatgctgctgctctgccactgGGACGGCTGCCTCCAGTTCCTGGTGCCCATGCTGCAGGATTTCCCCCAGAACTGCTGGGTCTCCATCAACGGGATGGTG AACGACTCCTGGAGCGAGCTGTACTCCTTCGCCCTCTTCAAGTCCATGAGCCACATGCTCTGCATCGGCTACGGGAAGCAGGCGCCCGAGAGCATGACGGACATCTGGCTGACGATGCTGAGCATGATCGTGGGGGCCACCTGCTACGCCATGTTCATCGGCCACGCCACCGCCCTCATCCAGTCGCTGGACTCCTCCCGGCGCCAGTACCAGGAGAAG TACAAGCAGGTGGAGCAGTACATGTCCTTCCACAAGCTGCCCGCCGACTTCCGCCAGAAGATCCACGACTACTACGAGCACCGCTACCAGGGCAAGATGTTCGACGAGGACAGCATCCTGGGGGAGCTCAACGAGCCCCTGCGCGAG GAAATTGTGAACTTCAACTGCCGCAAGCTGGTGGCCTCGATGCCGCTGTTCGCCAACGCGGACCCCAACTTTGTCACGGCGATGCTCACCAAGCTGAAGTTTGAGGTGTTTCAGCCGGGCGACTACATCATCCGCGAGGGCACCATCGGCAAGAAGATGTACTTCATCCAGCACGGCGTGGTCAGCATCCTCACCAAGGGCAACAAGGAGATGAAGCTCTCCGACGGCTCCTACTTCGGAG AAATCTGCCTGCTGACCCGCGGCCGGCGCACGGCCAGCGTCCGGGCAGACACCTACTGCCGCCTCTACTCGCTCTCGGTGGACAACTTCAACGAGGTGCTGGAGGAGTACCCCATGATGAGACGCGCCTTCGAGACCGTGGCCATCGACCGCCTCGACCGCATCG GGAAGAAGAACTCGATCCTGCTTCACAAAGTGCAGCACGACCTCAACTCGGGCGTCTTCAACAACCAGGAGAACGAGATCATCCAGGAGATCGTCAAGTACGACCGGGAGAtggtgcagcaggcagagctgcagcagcacacgGCCCTGTACAGCCCCGTCCAGCCCCAGGTCACCTCCGCCATCGCCACGCTGCAGCAAGCCGTCGCCATGAGCTTCTGCCCGCAGATGGCCAGCCCGCTGGTGGGCTCCATGGCCCTGGGCTCGCCCCGCATGATGCGCCGCTTGCAGTACGCGCAGGCCGTGCCCAGCCCCTTCGCCGTCTCCCCCGTCTTGCTGCAGCAGAGCCCCCCGCAGCAGCCGCagccccccgtgccccacgcCAACCCCTCGCCCTCGCAGGACCAGGCGcagcccgcagccctgcccgcctcCACCAGCGCCTTGGCCGCGGCCAGCCCGCCGTCCCAAAGCCCGCTGGCCAGCCGGACGTTCGCCTAcggcgccgcgccggggccgctgGGCTCCCAGCTCtccctcagccagcagcagccgcccGGCTCGCCGCAGCGCCTGGCCGCCCACAAGAGCACACAGGCTCTGCCCACCAGCAGCCTCAGCCAGGATTCGCGGCCCCTCTCGGCCTCGCAGCCCTCGCTGCCCCACGGGCTGGCGGCCGgcagcacccagagccccccGGCCTCGGCCCGCGAGTCCTGCGCCTCCATCGGTgggggcccggccgccgcctcgccgggccccggccccccggccctgctgcggGGCCCGGCACCCTCGCGGGGGGCTGCAGCCCACCCGCCGGCCGCGGGCTCGGTGCAGGCGGGGCCGCCCGCGCTGCCGCAGGACTCGACCCGCAAGGATTCGGCGGCCAGCACGCCCGACACGGACCCGGCCAAGTCCAGGCTCTCTTCCAACTTGTGA